A single window of Priestia filamentosa DNA harbors:
- a CDS encoding phosphatase PAP2 family protein, whose product MEILVKLRAYIITGLLLIISFVFTTVLVKMGKFSAFDKWLSSIIHNNRSSFLTHIMKGLDFIGSSYFVIGISLVILFYLYFVIKGRFASILFIITMLGERLLGEGLKYLLSRSRPDGPHLVESDGHSFPSQHAMNAFVLYGILLFLLWTHLNHYKIKVLLSLLIVTIILAMGVSRIYLGVHHPSDIFGGYLISGFWLTVVILYARYHKEKNKKT is encoded by the coding sequence ATGGAGATTTTAGTTAAATTAAGAGCATACATTATTACTGGTTTATTATTGATCATTAGTTTTGTTTTTACTACTGTTTTAGTTAAAATGGGGAAGTTTAGTGCATTTGACAAATGGTTATCATCAATCATTCATAATAATCGATCTTCTTTTTTAACCCATATAATGAAAGGTCTTGACTTCATCGGTTCAAGCTATTTTGTCATTGGAATTTCCCTTGTTATTCTATTTTATCTTTATTTTGTAATTAAAGGTCGTTTTGCTTCGATTTTGTTTATTATTACAATGCTAGGAGAGCGACTACTTGGGGAGGGACTAAAATATTTACTTAGTCGTTCACGCCCAGATGGACCACATTTAGTAGAGAGTGATGGACATAGCTTTCCAAGTCAACACGCTATGAATGCCTTTGTTCTTTACGGTATACTTTTATTTTTATTATGGACTCATTTAAATCATTATAAAATAAAGGTTCTATTATCTTTACTGATCGTAACTATAATCTTAGCAATGGGAGTAAGTCGTATTTATCTAGGTGTACATCATCCAAGTGACATTTTTGGTGGATACCTTATTAGTGGATTTTGGCTTACTGTTGTCATCCTATATGCAAGGTATCACAAAGAAAAGAACAAAAAGACTTAG
- a CDS encoding DUF1284 domain-containing protein: protein MYKLRGHHLFCLLGYRGMGYSPEYVENMTKLHQTLKDQPETRIKLIMGPDHLCEKYPNSGEYHCQNETIYKRDAEVLKKMKLEIGQILKWEDIESRIQKHVNPFDIQDICKNCSWRFYGVCEQGIQEILEGKGLREVK, encoded by the coding sequence ATGTATAAACTGCGAGGCCACCATCTTTTTTGCCTTCTTGGCTATCGGGGAATGGGGTATTCCCCAGAATATGTGGAAAATATGACAAAGTTGCATCAAACTTTAAAAGATCAACCTGAGACAAGGATTAAGCTTATAATGGGGCCTGATCACTTGTGTGAGAAATACCCTAACTCAGGTGAATATCATTGCCAAAATGAAACCATCTACAAAAGAGATGCTGAAGTTTTAAAGAAGATGAAGCTTGAAATCGGACAAATTTTGAAATGGGAGGATATTGAATCCCGTATTCAAAAGCATGTCAACCCCTTCGATATTCAAGACATTTGTAAAAACTGCTCTTGGCGTTTTTATGGGGTTTGTGAACAAGGTATTCAAGAAATACTTGAAGGGAAGGGCTTAAGGGAAGTAAAATAA
- the corA gene encoding magnesium/cobalt transporter CorA, protein MINFIAITNENNLETNINLYHADLSKYKWFWVDFNEPTDEEIKHLAYTFQFHPLAIEDCVQRLQRPKLDYYDDYTFYVTHIIREVEKEIYKEELDFFVGEKFIVTFHRMPSKEVTQVWERLSVQKNTEKWDTFYVFYQILDKIVDNYFPLIYKIEDELNKIEHNTTKKSMTDLMNELFDTRSMLLNLRHTVNPMRDLLYRMLNSHHLSGIREKREYFSDIYDHLLKLSEMVMSNREVTADIRDSYLSLNSHQTNNVMKVLTIITSIFAPLTFIAGIYGMNFENMPELTWKYGYFLSLGFMGVIGVFMYLWFKRKGWFK, encoded by the coding sequence ATGATAAATTTTATTGCTATTACTAATGAGAATAATTTAGAAACAAATATTAATTTGTATCATGCAGATTTATCAAAGTATAAATGGTTCTGGGTAGATTTTAATGAACCTACCGATGAAGAGATAAAACATTTAGCGTACACTTTTCAATTCCATCCACTTGCTATTGAAGATTGTGTTCAGAGGCTTCAACGTCCTAAATTGGACTACTACGATGACTATACTTTTTATGTTACACATATTATTCGAGAAGTAGAAAAAGAAATTTATAAAGAAGAGTTGGATTTCTTCGTCGGTGAAAAGTTTATTGTTACCTTTCATCGTATGCCATCAAAGGAAGTTACCCAAGTATGGGAGAGGCTTTCAGTACAAAAAAATACTGAAAAGTGGGATACCTTTTATGTGTTTTATCAAATTTTGGACAAAATTGTAGACAACTACTTTCCCCTAATCTATAAAATTGAAGATGAATTAAATAAAATTGAACACAATACAACAAAGAAATCAATGACCGATTTGATGAATGAGTTATTCGATACAAGATCTATGCTATTAAATCTAAGACATACGGTTAATCCTATGCGAGACTTACTTTATCGTATGTTAAACTCTCATCATTTGAGTGGTATTAGAGAAAAAAGAGAATATTTCTCTGATATATATGACCACCTTTTGAAACTATCGGAAATGGTAATGTCCAATAGAGAGGTAACAGCTGATATAAGAGATAGCTACCTTTCACTGAATTCACATCAAACAAATAATGTAATGAAAGTTCTTACAATCATTACCTCTATTTTTGCCCCTTTGACGTTTATTGCAGGGATATATGGAATGAATTTTGAAAATATGCCTGAATTAACTTGGAAATATGGATATTTTCTTTCTCTTGGATTCATGGGGGTTATTGGAGTATTCATGTATCTTTGGTTTAAAAGAAAAGGTTGGTTTAAATAA
- a CDS encoding glycoside hydrolase family 1 protein produces MKKYRFPEGFLWGGATAANQIEGGYNEGNKGLNIADVLPGGKERYKILMNPGFDFEIHRDQYYYPNHEAIDFYHRYKEDIALFAEMGFKSFRMSIAWTRIFSRGDELEANEEGLAFYDRVFDELHKYGIEPIVTISHYEMPLHLVKEYGGWRNRQVVTFFERYVKVIFNRYKNKVKYWMTFNEINSGLVMPIQGLGFSIEKEEDKYQPTFQAYHHQFVASAIAVKACHKIIPNSKIGCMILFAPVYAFDCNPENVMYALQEEQLFNYYCADVQVRGEYPPFMKRYFKEHNIELEMHEGDLDIIKEGTVDYIGFSYYMSRTEKKMKTDEEASQGNIIGGIRNPFLKASDWGWEIDPKGLCISLNKLYDRYKKPLFVVENGLGAYDNIEEDGTINDHYRIDYLREHIKAMGEAIEDGVDLMGYTSWGCIDMVSMSTGEFSKRYGFIYVDKHDDGSGTLERKKKKSFFWYKDVITTNGAKL; encoded by the coding sequence ATGAAAAAATATCGGTTCCCTGAAGGATTTTTATGGGGTGGAGCAACTGCAGCTAATCAAATAGAAGGCGGATATAATGAAGGAAATAAAGGACTCAATATTGCCGATGTTCTTCCAGGTGGAAAAGAACGCTATAAGATATTAATGAATCCAGGTTTCGATTTTGAAATCCATCGTGATCAATATTACTATCCAAATCATGAAGCGATTGATTTCTATCATCGGTATAAAGAGGATATCGCGTTGTTCGCAGAAATGGGTTTCAAGTCATTCCGTATGTCAATTGCTTGGACACGAATTTTTTCGCGTGGTGATGAATTAGAGGCTAATGAAGAAGGATTAGCTTTTTATGATCGTGTTTTCGACGAGTTACATAAATATGGGATTGAACCAATTGTAACGATTTCTCATTATGAAATGCCACTTCATTTAGTAAAAGAATATGGAGGTTGGAGAAACCGTCAAGTAGTAACGTTCTTTGAAAGATATGTAAAAGTGATTTTCAATCGTTATAAAAATAAAGTAAAGTATTGGATGACGTTTAATGAAATCAATAGTGGCTTGGTTATGCCGATTCAAGGCCTTGGTTTTTCAATTGAAAAAGAAGAGGATAAATACCAGCCTACCTTTCAAGCATATCATCATCAATTTGTTGCCAGCGCTATTGCGGTCAAAGCATGTCATAAGATTATTCCTAACTCAAAAATAGGCTGTATGATTCTCTTTGCACCTGTATATGCCTTTGATTGTAATCCAGAAAATGTGATGTATGCCCTTCAAGAGGAGCAGCTTTTCAATTACTATTGTGCAGATGTTCAAGTACGAGGAGAGTATCCACCTTTCATGAAGAGATACTTTAAGGAACATAATATTGAATTGGAAATGCACGAGGGTGATTTGGATATAATAAAGGAAGGTACTGTTGATTATATTGGCTTTAGCTACTATATGTCACGTACTGAGAAGAAAATGAAAACAGATGAGGAAGCTTCACAAGGGAATATTATTGGCGGTATAAGAAATCCGTTCTTAAAAGCAAGTGACTGGGGATGGGAAATTGACCCAAAAGGATTATGCATTAGCTTAAACAAATTATATGATCGCTATAAAAAGCCCCTGTTTGTTGTAGAAAATGGGTTAGGGGCCTATGACAATATAGAAGAAGACGGCACGATAAATGATCATTATCGTATTGACTATCTTCGTGAGCATATAAAAGCAATGGGAGAAGCTATCGAAGATGGGGTTGACTTAATGGGTTATACGAGTTGGGGCTGTATTGATATGGTCAGTATGTCCACAGGTGAGTTCTCGAAACGTTATGGTTTTATTTATGTTGATAAACATGACGACGGTAGCGGGACGTTAGAACGGAAAAAGAAAAAGTCCTTTTTCTGGTATAAAGACGTTATTACAACTAATGGGGCCAAGCTATAA
- a CDS encoding alpha/beta-type small acid-soluble spore protein, with translation MANRNSGRNQLVVQGAESAIEQMKYEIASEFGVQLGADQTARANGSVGGEITKRLVATAQSQLSGQAGTTNVRH, from the coding sequence ATGGCAAATCGTAATAGTGGTCGTAACCAATTAGTAGTACAAGGTGCGGAATCTGCAATTGAACAAATGAAATATGAAATCGCTTCTGAGTTTGGTGTTCAATTAGGAGCTGACCAAACAGCTCGCGCTAACGGTTCTGTAGGAGGAGAAATTACGAAACGTCTTGTTGCTACAGCTCAATCTCAATTATCAGGTCAAGCTGGAACAACTAACGTACGTCATTAA
- a CDS encoding transketolase family protein — protein MSIIEKALTTKKATREAFGDEIVKLGKENKDIYVIDVDIAKSCKTSTFIKELPNQHINVGIAEQNAAGLAAGLATTGKIPFVSTYAVFGSLRMAEQIRQEVCYPNLNVKIACSHGGLTPANDGGSHQAIEDMGVLRSFPNMTVIMGADYQSTRKLVEQAAKINGPVYLRFTRDKVPMLYDETEEFTIGKAKQLKDGKDIAIIANGDTVHLALEATKELEKQGVSVKLLDMHTIKPIDRDAVVECLELGRIITVEDHNILNGLGSAVSEVVAEEGKGKVKRIGVQDQFGQSAPYEKLLELNGITVENIVRTANEML, from the coding sequence ATGAGTATCATAGAAAAAGCTCTAACAACAAAAAAAGCTACAAGAGAAGCCTTTGGTGATGAAATTGTAAAATTAGGTAAAGAAAACAAGGACATTTATGTAATTGATGTTGATATTGCAAAATCATGTAAAACAAGCACTTTTATAAAGGAATTACCCAATCAGCATATTAATGTTGGAATTGCCGAACAAAATGCTGCAGGTTTAGCTGCAGGGCTTGCAACAACTGGTAAGATTCCTTTTGTAAGCACTTACGCTGTATTTGGTTCATTAAGAATGGCTGAACAAATTAGACAAGAAGTTTGTTATCCCAACTTGAACGTTAAGATTGCTTGTTCTCATGGGGGGTTAACTCCTGCTAATGATGGAGGAAGTCACCAAGCCATTGAAGATATGGGCGTTTTAAGAAGTTTCCCAAATATGACAGTTATTATGGGAGCCGACTATCAATCTACTAGAAAATTAGTAGAGCAAGCTGCGAAGATAAACGGCCCTGTATATTTACGATTCACACGGGATAAAGTTCCAATGCTTTACGATGAAACGGAAGAGTTTACAATTGGTAAAGCAAAACAATTAAAGGATGGAAAAGATATAGCCATTATTGCAAATGGGGATACGGTGCATCTCGCTTTAGAAGCAACAAAGGAATTAGAAAAACAAGGTGTTTCTGTAAAACTACTAGATATGCATACAATTAAGCCAATTGATAGAGATGCTGTAGTAGAATGTTTAGAGTTAGGACGAATTATTACAGTGGAAGACCACAATATTTTAAATGGACTTGGAAGCGCTGTATCTGAGGTAGTTGCTGAGGAAGGAAAAGGTAAGGTAAAGAGAATTGGCGTTCAAGATCAGTTCGGTCAGTCTGCTCCATATGAAAAATTGTTAGAACTTAACGGAATTACTGTTGAAAATATTGTTCGTACTGCAAACGAAATGCTTTAA
- a CDS encoding alpha/beta-type small acid-soluble spore protein, translating to MSNRSGGRNQLLVQGAELALEQMKYEIASKFGVQLGADQTARANGSVGGEITKRLVATAQSQLSGHV from the coding sequence ATGTCAAATCGTAGTGGTGGTCGTAACCAATTATTAGTACAAGGTGCTGAATTAGCACTTGAGCAAATGAAATATGAAATCGCTTCTAAATTTGGTGTTCAACTAGGAGCTGACCAAACAGCTCGTGCTAACGGTTCAGTAGGAGGCGAAATTACGAAACGTCTTGTTGCTACAGCTCAATCGCAATTATCAGGCCACGTTTGA
- a CDS encoding transketolase, whose translation MKNISIEELKEKAIEMRQTAVTMIHKAQSGHPGGSLSAADIMTALYFKEMNIDPKNPNYEDRDRFVLSKGHVCPIQYSALALLGYVPYETIYTLREYGSPFQGHPDMKKCPGIDISTGSLGQGLSCGVGMAIAGKRDKKDYRVFSLVGDGECQEGQIWEAAQTAVKYQLDNLVVFVDNNRLQIDGFCDEIMPLQDVEKKFEAFGFETKRIDGHSMEDIVETLDEIRELKNGKPKCIVLDTVKGKGVSYMEDIAEWHGVAPNDEEYQQAMEELAGGLK comes from the coding sequence ATGAAAAACATAAGTATTGAGGAATTAAAAGAAAAAGCAATTGAAATGAGACAAACTGCTGTAACAATGATTCACAAAGCACAATCTGGTCATCCAGGAGGTTCACTCTCTGCAGCTGATATTATGACAGCGCTATATTTTAAAGAGATGAACATTGATCCTAAAAATCCTAACTATGAAGATCGAGATAGATTTGTCCTTTCAAAAGGTCATGTTTGTCCAATCCAATATTCTGCATTAGCCCTATTAGGATATGTCCCATATGAAACGATTTATACACTAAGAGAATATGGTTCTCCTTTCCAAGGACATCCAGATATGAAAAAATGTCCGGGAATTGATATTTCAACAGGTTCTCTAGGACAAGGATTATCATGCGGCGTAGGTATGGCCATCGCAGGTAAAAGAGATAAGAAAGATTACCGAGTGTTCTCGTTAGTAGGGGATGGAGAATGTCAAGAAGGACAAATTTGGGAAGCTGCTCAGACTGCTGTAAAGTATCAATTGGATAATTTAGTTGTCTTTGTAGATAATAACCGTCTTCAAATTGATGGCTTCTGTGACGAGATTATGCCACTTCAAGACGTAGAGAAGAAATTTGAAGCCTTCGGTTTTGAAACTAAGAGAATTGATGGACATTCAATGGAAGACATTGTTGAAACATTAGATGAAATTAGAGAATTAAAAAATGGAAAGCCGAAATGTATCGTACTTGATACTGTAAAAGGAAAAGGCGTTTCTTATATGGAGGATATTGCTGAATGGCATGGGGTTGCTCCTAATGATGAGGAGTATCAACAAGCTATGGAAGAACTTGCAGGAGGTTTAAAATAA